In Desulfosporosinus sp. Sb-LF, one DNA window encodes the following:
- a CDS encoding branched-chain amino acid ABC transporter permease, which yields MNNLMQQLINGLALGSIYALIALGYTMVYGIIGMINFAYGEIYMFGAFAGLVLASYNSVNVYMALLGAMLLTMVLGVIIERVAYKPLRRSSRLSALISAIGVSIFLSSLMVRLKGPNTRGFPKLFENKIFVVGSFQITIYQIVIIGVAALLMLGLQLFVAYTKTGRAMRATSQDQDAASLMGVNIDRVVAITFAIGSGLAGAAGVLSGIYFNAVQPYMGLMAGLKAFAAAVLGGIGSIPGAMIGGMVIGLTEILGVTVNLSEYKDAFAFAILIVVLLFKPSGILGRKANKKV from the coding sequence ATGAACAATTTAATGCAGCAACTGATCAACGGGCTCGCCCTTGGCAGCATTTATGCACTTATAGCCTTAGGATATACCATGGTATATGGTATTATTGGCATGATCAATTTCGCTTATGGGGAAATATATATGTTTGGCGCGTTTGCAGGCCTTGTTCTTGCATCCTATAATTCTGTCAATGTTTACATGGCATTGTTAGGCGCGATGCTTCTTACCATGGTGCTTGGAGTGATTATTGAGCGTGTTGCCTACAAACCGTTGCGTCGCTCATCCCGCCTTTCTGCACTGATTAGTGCGATTGGGGTTTCTATCTTTTTGTCTTCTTTAATGGTTCGACTTAAGGGACCCAATACGAGAGGTTTTCCCAAACTCTTCGAAAACAAAATTTTTGTAGTGGGTAGTTTTCAGATTACAATTTATCAGATTGTCATCATTGGAGTTGCCGCCCTCTTGATGCTCGGCCTACAACTTTTTGTAGCCTATACTAAAACCGGCCGGGCTATGCGCGCTACTTCTCAGGACCAGGATGCGGCAAGCCTTATGGGAGTCAATATCGACAGAGTGGTTGCTATTACCTTCGCTATAGGTTCCGGCTTAGCTGGAGCCGCTGGTGTATTATCTGGCATTTATTTTAACGCGGTTCAGCCTTACATGGGACTCATGGCCGGTCTCAAAGCGTTTGCGGCAGCAGTGCTCGGGGGAATTGGAAGTATTCCCGGTGCCATGATTGGCGGAATGGTAATTGGTTTGACTGAAATACTGGGTGTAACGGTTAATTTATCTGAGTACAAGGATGCCTTTGCCTTTGCCATCCTTATAGTAGTGCTCTTGTTCAAACCCTCGGGAATCCTTGGGCGCAAAGCAAATAAGAAGGTGTAA
- a CDS encoding branched-chain amino acid ABC transporter permease: protein MKRLFNNWFAQALLFLMALGLTAFISEIINNVSSPYLLNIGLFIGINLIMALGLNLITGVTGQLSLGHAAFMSIGAYSSAIATVNYHVPFLLGVLIGGVIAGLFGLIIGFPTLRLTGDYLAIATLGFAEIVRVQFTNMKITNGAIGFLGINGSTTFPIVMTIAVLTIFAMVWLEDSRNGRAMLAVREDEVASSAIGINTTLYKIQAFAIGAFCAGVGGALFAHTTTFIQPTDFGFLKSVDILSIVVLGGLGSIPGTIIGAIVLTAAPEALRSLSNYRMMVYGLLLVVIMIFRPYGLMGGVNLKQAVRRAMMLPRKKQTGRGE from the coding sequence ATGAAGAGATTATTCAATAATTGGTTCGCTCAGGCTCTGCTGTTCCTCATGGCACTCGGCTTGACTGCGTTCATATCGGAAATTATCAATAATGTCTCATCCCCGTATCTTTTGAACATAGGTTTGTTCATAGGGATTAATCTGATCATGGCTCTAGGTTTGAACCTTATTACAGGGGTTACTGGCCAACTATCTTTAGGTCATGCAGCGTTTATGAGTATCGGAGCTTATTCCTCGGCAATTGCTACAGTAAACTATCACGTGCCCTTTTTACTAGGGGTGTTAATTGGTGGAGTTATTGCGGGTCTATTTGGACTAATCATTGGATTTCCAACTTTACGTCTTACCGGGGATTATCTGGCCATTGCCACGCTTGGTTTTGCCGAAATTGTTCGGGTCCAATTTACTAATATGAAAATAACGAATGGCGCCATAGGTTTCTTGGGGATTAATGGATCTACGACATTTCCGATCGTTATGACGATTGCGGTTCTGACAATATTTGCGATGGTATGGTTGGAAGATTCCCGGAATGGAAGGGCAATGCTTGCGGTTCGAGAAGATGAGGTTGCTTCCTCAGCAATAGGAATTAACACCACTCTTTACAAAATTCAGGCCTTTGCAATAGGTGCTTTTTGTGCTGGGGTGGGTGGAGCGCTGTTTGCGCATACCACCACCTTTATTCAACCAACGGATTTTGGCTTTCTTAAGTCGGTCGATATTTTAAGTATTGTCGTTCTCGGTGGGTTGGGGAGCATTCCAGGAACCATCATTGGCGCGATAGTCCTTACTGCAGCTCCTGAAGCCCTGCGATCCCTATCCAATTACAGGATGATGGTTTACGGTTTACTGCTTGTTGTAATCATGATCTTTCGTCCTTATGGTTTAATGGGCGGAGTAAACTTGAAGCAAGCCGTTCGACGGGCAATGATGTTGCCTAGGAAAAAACAGACCGGACGGGGGGAATAA
- a CDS encoding ABC transporter substrate-binding protein, protein MFHRKSKAIVALSFLMVALLVVSGCAGSKSQTGNSTTPADSKEPIKIGFLGAKTGDVAMYGLNTLKGLNMAIEELNKNGGVLGRQVKLVEEDNAGQKDQAINITNKMISQDKVVAIIGDPTTGITRVAGQIANSKKTVILSAGATGTNVVEIGPYIFRDTLLDTIAAPATMKYIIQDKGWKNVALITSKNNDYSVALTKIFTDAIKANGGNIAIEEFIQDKDTDFSGQITKIKAVNPDVIVFSGYYTEGALLMKKAREVGIKAIMVGGDGLQGDDLMKIGGQAVEGSISYAGFSPEQPTANTEKFINAFKASYKNEVPDLFSAQGYDALMLIAQAIKDANSADPEKFKDSLAKTKNYEGVSGTITFQASREPIKSPVYLLEVKGGKFSLLKKVPVEVK, encoded by the coding sequence ATGTTTCACAGAAAGAGTAAAGCCATTGTCGCCCTAAGTTTTCTGATGGTCGCGCTACTCGTAGTGAGCGGCTGTGCTGGAAGCAAGAGTCAAACAGGAAACAGTACAACTCCCGCGGACAGTAAAGAACCCATTAAAATTGGTTTCCTGGGCGCTAAGACTGGGGATGTTGCGATGTACGGACTCAACACTTTAAAGGGTCTGAACATGGCCATTGAGGAACTCAACAAAAATGGTGGGGTTCTTGGACGCCAGGTGAAACTAGTGGAAGAGGACAATGCAGGGCAGAAGGATCAGGCAATCAACATCACGAACAAAATGATTAGTCAAGATAAGGTTGTAGCGATTATTGGAGATCCAACCACTGGAATTACCCGTGTGGCGGGTCAAATCGCCAATAGCAAAAAGACAGTGATCCTTTCAGCAGGTGCTACAGGGACTAATGTGGTGGAAATAGGACCTTATATTTTCAGAGATACTCTGTTGGATACCATTGCAGCTCCAGCAACAATGAAGTACATTATTCAGGACAAAGGCTGGAAAAATGTTGCCCTGATTACTTCCAAGAACAATGATTACAGTGTCGCTCTGACTAAAATTTTTACCGATGCAATTAAGGCCAATGGTGGTAACATTGCAATTGAAGAATTCATCCAGGACAAAGACACAGACTTCAGCGGTCAGATTACTAAGATTAAAGCTGTAAATCCCGATGTTATCGTATTCTCTGGTTATTATACTGAGGGGGCCTTGCTCATGAAGAAAGCCCGCGAAGTGGGAATCAAGGCGATAATGGTCGGAGGAGATGGCCTACAAGGGGACGATTTAATGAAAATCGGTGGACAAGCAGTGGAAGGCTCTATCTCCTATGCTGGGTTCTCTCCTGAACAGCCAACCGCGAATACCGAGAAATTCATTAACGCTTTTAAAGCAAGCTACAAGAATGAAGTACCTGATCTATTTTCAGCCCAAGGCTATGACGCCTTGATGCTGATTGCTCAAGCGATCAAGGATGCAAATAGTGCAGATCCAGAAAAGTTTAAGGATTCTTTGGCTAAGACCAAAAATTACGAGGGTGTATCAGGCACCATCACGTTCCAGGCTTCTCGTGAACCGATTAAAAGCCCAGTGTATTTACTTGAAGTCAAAGGTGGCAAATTCTCGCTTTTGAAAAAGGTCCCTGTAGAAGTTAAGTAA
- a CDS encoding DNA topoisomerase III — MGKTLVLTEKPSVGREVAKILNCHQKGNGCFVGSNYVVAWALGHLVTLADPELYDDKYKTWKLEDLPMLPAQMDLVVMKETSKQFGVVKSLMKSPEIVDLIIATDAGREGELVARWIMKKAGWRKPVKRLWISSLTERAIKEGFNNLKPGRDYEALYAAAECRAEADWLVGLNVTRALTCKYNAQLSAGRVQTPTLAMVVERENEIKQFVPKDYWSINVLANGLTLHWQDKSGQTRIFVKNKADELVAKVTGQTGEVLEVEKESKKELPPLAYDLTELQRDANRKYGFSAKTTSSVMQQLYENHKLVTYPRTDSRHISEDIVPTLPERLKSVALGPYVDLARSILRNKLIITKRFVDSSKVSDHHAIIPTEQPPTLSRLSSEELKIYDLIVKRFLAVLSPAFEYEQTMVKVLIKGEIFTAKGKVVKLKGWRKVYEGQGNLGDEAEDREVEQTLPELRKNEILRNLSVKLGMGKTKPPSRHTEATLLSAMEHPGKLIEDQKLREAMDQSHGLGTPATRAEIIEKLFNSFYMNRQGKEIIPTSKGIQLIGLVPPELKSPELTAKWEQQLTEISKGRANSQAFLMSMRRYATQLVSTVVGSAQTFKHDNMTRTKCPECGKFLLQVKGKKGEMYVCQDRECGYRKGISQTSNARCPECHKKMELKGDGENKLFTCVCGHREKLSTFTKRRESEKGTINKKEVGSFLRNQNDAVLMNTALADALAKLKK, encoded by the coding sequence ATGGGAAAGACATTAGTATTGACCGAAAAACCGTCGGTGGGTCGTGAAGTTGCGAAGATTCTCAATTGTCATCAAAAGGGCAATGGGTGTTTCGTTGGCTCTAACTACGTTGTGGCTTGGGCACTAGGTCATTTGGTGACGCTTGCGGACCCAGAGTTGTATGATGATAAGTATAAAACTTGGAAGCTGGAAGATTTACCGATGCTTCCTGCTCAGATGGACTTAGTAGTCATGAAAGAAACCTCGAAGCAATTTGGAGTAGTCAAAAGTCTTATGAAAAGTCCCGAGATTGTCGATCTGATTATTGCGACCGACGCTGGGCGGGAAGGCGAACTTGTCGCACGATGGATTATGAAAAAAGCGGGTTGGCGAAAACCCGTTAAGCGATTGTGGATTTCCTCATTAACAGAACGGGCAATCAAGGAAGGGTTTAACAATTTAAAGCCTGGCAGGGATTATGAAGCTTTGTATGCTGCAGCAGAATGTCGAGCAGAAGCAGACTGGTTAGTCGGGTTGAATGTGACCAGAGCCTTAACGTGCAAATATAATGCTCAACTTTCGGCGGGGAGAGTGCAAACCCCCACTCTGGCTATGGTTGTGGAACGAGAAAATGAGATTAAGCAGTTTGTTCCCAAGGACTATTGGTCAATCAACGTCTTAGCAAACGGATTGACACTCCACTGGCAAGATAAAAGTGGACAAACTAGAATTTTTGTTAAAAACAAAGCAGACGAACTGGTGGCTAAAGTGACAGGACAAACGGGGGAAGTCTTGGAAGTCGAAAAAGAATCAAAGAAAGAACTCCCACCACTGGCTTACGATTTGACCGAGCTACAACGCGATGCCAACCGAAAATATGGATTCTCCGCCAAAACGACGTCTTCGGTCATGCAACAGCTTTACGAAAATCACAAGTTGGTAACTTATCCAAGAACAGATTCACGTCATATTAGCGAAGATATCGTTCCGACCTTGCCGGAACGTTTAAAAAGTGTTGCTCTCGGACCTTATGTCGATTTGGCACGTAGTATCTTGAGGAATAAACTCATTATCACAAAACGGTTTGTTGATAGTTCCAAAGTTTCAGATCATCATGCCATTATCCCAACAGAACAACCTCCCACTTTGTCCAGGCTTAGCTCAGAGGAATTGAAAATTTATGATTTGATCGTTAAGCGGTTTCTTGCCGTCCTTTCCCCAGCATTTGAGTATGAGCAAACGATGGTTAAGGTCCTTATCAAAGGAGAAATCTTCACGGCTAAAGGTAAAGTGGTGAAGCTTAAAGGATGGCGCAAGGTCTACGAAGGACAGGGTAACCTAGGCGATGAGGCAGAGGATAGGGAAGTAGAGCAGACTCTCCCGGAACTTCGTAAGAACGAGATTCTTCGAAACCTATCTGTTAAGTTAGGCATGGGCAAAACCAAACCACCTTCAAGGCATACTGAGGCCACGTTGTTGTCCGCTATGGAACACCCCGGAAAGTTAATCGAAGACCAGAAACTTCGGGAAGCGATGGATCAAAGTCATGGACTGGGAACCCCGGCAACACGTGCGGAAATTATTGAGAAACTTTTTAATTCCTTCTATATGAATCGACAAGGCAAAGAAATCATCCCTACGTCTAAGGGGATTCAGCTCATTGGTTTAGTCCCTCCTGAACTTAAATCACCAGAACTCACCGCTAAGTGGGAGCAACAATTGACGGAGATTAGTAAAGGTCGGGCAAACAGTCAAGCGTTTTTGATGAGTATGAGACGGTACGCCACCCAACTTGTGTCTACGGTGGTTGGCAGTGCTCAAACCTTCAAACATGATAACATGACGAGAACAAAGTGTCCTGAATGTGGCAAGTTTTTGCTGCAAGTCAAAGGTAAAAAAGGAGAAATGTATGTCTGCCAGGACCGGGAATGTGGGTATCGAAAGGGTATTTCGCAAACGTCAAACGCGCGGTGTCCTGAATGCCATAAAAAGATGGAGCTTAAGGGTGATGGGGAAAATAAACTGTTCACTTGTGTCTGCGGGCATCGAGAGAAACTATCCACATTTACGAAACGCAGGGAAAGCGAAAAGGGAACTATTAATAAGAAGGAAGTAGGATCGTTTCTTAGAAATCAAAATGATGCAGTGCTGATGAATACGGCCTTGGCGGATGCGTTGGCAAAATTAAAGAAATAG